A window of Lysobacter terrestris contains these coding sequences:
- a CDS encoding AEC family transporter, whose amino-acid sequence MAFDAFALVLAMLVLGYAFQRLRVLPDNAAQTLNLVVLYVCLPAAVLRYAPRLQLEPALLGVAAVPWLLLLATILAVGAVARWLKLRDEERAVLLLTVALGNTSFLGYPLTRALIGEHALPYAVVYDQFGAFLILSTFGLWVLARYGSDARPSPRDMLLRVVKFPPLWALVAGFTVMPAAPPTWIDGGLQRLSEALLPLAMLTIGLSVRLTLPREELKPLAAGLLLKLALMPALAVVLVPLLGLQGEMARATVLEAAMPSMVTAGALAIAHNLAPRLAAAMVGYGLLLSLLTLPLWAQWGA is encoded by the coding sequence ATGGCCTTCGATGCTTTCGCGCTGGTGCTGGCGATGCTGGTGCTGGGCTACGCCTTCCAGCGCCTGCGCGTGCTGCCCGACAACGCGGCGCAGACCCTCAACCTGGTGGTGCTGTACGTGTGCCTGCCAGCTGCGGTGCTGCGCTACGCGCCGCGCCTGCAGCTGGAACCGGCCCTGCTCGGCGTGGCCGCGGTGCCGTGGCTGTTGCTGCTGGCGACGATCCTGGCCGTCGGCGCGGTGGCACGCTGGCTGAAGCTGCGCGACGAGGAACGCGCGGTGCTGCTGCTCACCGTCGCGCTGGGCAACACCAGCTTCCTCGGCTATCCGCTGACCCGCGCGCTGATCGGCGAGCACGCGTTGCCGTACGCGGTGGTGTACGACCAGTTCGGCGCATTCCTGATCCTGTCGACCTTCGGCCTGTGGGTGCTGGCGCGCTACGGCAGCGATGCCCGGCCGTCGCCGCGCGACATGCTGCTGCGGGTGGTGAAGTTCCCGCCGTTGTGGGCGCTGGTGGCCGGTTTCACGGTGATGCCTGCCGCGCCGCCGACGTGGATCGACGGTGGCCTGCAGCGCCTGTCGGAGGCGCTGCTGCCGCTGGCGATGCTGACGATCGGCCTGTCGGTGCGGTTGACGCTGCCGCGCGAGGAGCTCAAGCCGCTCGCCGCCGGCCTGTTGCTGAAGCTGGCGCTGATGCCCGCGCTCGCCGTGGTGCTGGTGCCGTTGCTCGGGCTGCAGGGCGAGATGGCGCGCGCGACGGTGCTGGAGGCGGCGATGCCGTCGATGGTGACGGCCGGCGCGCTGGCGATCGCGCACAACCTCGCCCCGCGCCTGGCTGCGGCGATGGTGGGGTATGGGTTGCTGTTGTCGTTGCTGACGTTGCCGTTGTGGGCGCAGTGGGGCGCGTAG
- a CDS encoding response regulator → MRALLARYGLRQQLWALFGLFLLAGATVLVLDEVAQYRARQSLLALRGESLLARREIKTVSDAYGLDVIGTTFRTRNYLITWEEGVAAVDAARARIDASWASLQRLPRTPDEVVHFRAAARERVAADAAMVELHAILQRQDIHALGRFADTRLFPAIDPVTARLQILSNLATAKADMVVNRNLRDNRRVSALRIGISLATLLVVALIGRTILRNAYRGVESLTFLARRMRKHDYTAMPRYLPESGELGMVADAFLEMRRDVLGFETSLTEQLARNERVNAELARREALQRSLMDAAPTAIAAIDSQGRYFLFNPGAERLFGHRAEDFIGKDAPMLDSVGDFAPALVPADSYARLAQLLSERTGKPVPPDWRALRTAAEVGMPPTETLMLHRDGHIVHALLALAVIPDELHGGNGLLGVAVDLTRIKQLEADLRASEARAQEANRAKSSFLAAMSHEIRTPMIGVTGMIEILAHSRLDHDQRHALNVIQQSSQSLLQIIGDILDFSKIEAGRLEISPSVVNLAAVVRSTAANYTGAASSKGLSLTCEIDERIGPAHSADALRLRQILGNFLSNAVKFTSSGGVEVALEWRGEAAPDPAHPLGADLLSFRVTDTGIGVSAEAQQRLFQPFAQAEGDTTRRYGGTGLGLAICARLGELMGGLVTMDSVPQIGTTMRLAITLPRAAADELPTDTLPSGQRADFRPRRLPTVAEAERERSLVLLVDDHPTNRMVIARQLALAGYASEAAEDGVQGLERWRSGRYALVLSDIHMPQMDGYALAGRIREEERRSGLARTPIIALTASALKGEAERCLGAGMDDYLAKPVAVAVLATTLQRWLPHTVADETDADAAGATETANAGAALAAGGFPQLDAAPPLLDYAALRELSGGDDNDAAAVLREFLDATLQDLALLEKTREDGDIPAITRQAHKIKGAARLVGADELAHAATALEAAGHSGEWPAILPHFAQVETAAERLKLFVAERYPA, encoded by the coding sequence GTGCGCGCGCTGCTTGCCCGCTACGGCCTCCGCCAGCAGTTGTGGGCGCTGTTCGGTCTGTTCCTGCTCGCCGGCGCGACGGTGCTGGTGCTCGACGAAGTCGCCCAGTACCGCGCGCGGCAATCGCTGCTGGCGCTGCGCGGCGAATCGCTGCTCGCCCGGCGCGAGATCAAGACCGTCTCCGACGCCTACGGCCTCGACGTCATCGGCACCACCTTCCGCACCCGCAACTACCTGATCACCTGGGAGGAGGGCGTGGCGGCGGTCGACGCGGCGCGCGCGCGGATCGACGCCAGCTGGGCGTCGCTGCAGCGGTTGCCGCGTACGCCGGATGAGGTGGTGCATTTCCGCGCCGCCGCGCGCGAACGCGTGGCCGCCGACGCGGCGATGGTGGAGCTGCACGCGATCCTGCAGCGCCAGGACATCCACGCGCTCGGCCGCTTCGCCGACACGCGGCTGTTCCCGGCGATCGATCCGGTGACCGCGCGCCTGCAGATCCTGTCCAACCTGGCCACGGCCAAGGCCGACATGGTGGTGAATCGCAACCTGCGCGATAACCGCCGCGTCAGCGCACTGCGCATCGGCATCTCGCTGGCCACGCTGCTGGTGGTCGCGCTGATCGGGCGCACGATCCTGCGCAACGCCTACCGCGGCGTTGAGAGCCTGACCTTCCTCGCCCGGCGCATGCGCAAGCACGACTACACGGCGATGCCGCGCTACCTGCCGGAAAGCGGCGAGCTGGGCATGGTCGCCGACGCGTTCCTGGAGATGCGCCGCGACGTGCTCGGCTTCGAGACCTCGCTGACCGAACAGCTCGCGCGCAACGAACGGGTCAATGCCGAACTCGCCCGCCGCGAGGCGCTGCAGCGCTCGCTGATGGACGCCGCGCCCACCGCGATCGCGGCGATCGACAGCCAGGGACGCTACTTCCTGTTCAATCCCGGCGCCGAGCGCCTGTTCGGCCACCGCGCCGAAGACTTCATCGGCAAGGACGCGCCGATGCTCGACAGCGTCGGCGATTTCGCCCCGGCGCTGGTGCCCGCCGACAGCTACGCGCGCCTGGCCCAGTTGCTGAGCGAACGCACCGGCAAGCCCGTGCCCCCGGACTGGCGCGCGCTGCGCACCGCGGCCGAAGTCGGCATGCCGCCGACCGAGACCCTGATGCTGCATCGCGACGGCCACATCGTGCACGCGCTGCTCGCACTCGCGGTGATCCCCGACGAACTGCACGGCGGCAACGGCCTGCTCGGCGTCGCCGTCGACCTCACCCGGATCAAGCAGCTGGAAGCCGACCTGCGCGCCAGCGAGGCGCGCGCGCAGGAAGCCAACCGCGCCAAGTCCTCCTTCCTCGCTGCGATGAGCCACGAGATCCGCACGCCGATGATCGGCGTGACCGGCATGATCGAGATCCTCGCGCATTCCCGGCTCGACCACGACCAGCGCCACGCGCTCAACGTGATCCAGCAGAGCTCGCAGTCGCTGCTGCAGATCATCGGCGACATCCTCGACTTCTCGAAGATCGAGGCCGGGCGCCTGGAGATCTCGCCGAGCGTGGTGAACCTCGCCGCGGTGGTGCGCAGCACCGCGGCCAACTACACCGGCGCCGCCTCGAGCAAGGGCCTGTCGCTGACCTGCGAGATCGACGAGCGCATCGGCCCCGCGCACAGCGCCGACGCGCTGCGGCTGCGGCAGATCCTCGGCAATTTTCTCTCCAACGCGGTCAAGTTCACCAGCAGCGGCGGCGTCGAGGTCGCGCTGGAATGGCGCGGCGAGGCCGCGCCGGATCCGGCGCACCCGCTCGGCGCCGACCTGCTGAGCTTCCGCGTCACCGACACCGGCATCGGCGTCAGCGCGGAAGCGCAGCAGCGCCTGTTCCAGCCGTTCGCGCAGGCCGAGGGCGACACCACCCGGCGCTACGGCGGCACCGGCCTGGGCCTGGCGATCTGCGCGCGCCTGGGCGAGCTGATGGGCGGCCTGGTGACGATGGATTCGGTGCCGCAGATCGGCACCACCATGCGCCTGGCGATCACCCTGCCGCGCGCCGCGGCCGACGAGTTGCCGACGGACACGCTGCCCAGCGGCCAGCGCGCCGACTTCCGCCCGCGCCGCCTGCCGACGGTGGCGGAGGCCGAGCGCGAACGCAGCCTGGTGCTGCTGGTCGACGACCATCCCACCAACCGCATGGTGATCGCGCGCCAGCTGGCGCTGGCCGGCTACGCCAGCGAAGCCGCCGAGGACGGCGTGCAGGGCCTGGAGCGCTGGCGCAGCGGCCGCTATGCGCTGGTGCTCTCGGACATCCACATGCCGCAGATGGACGGCTATGCCCTGGCCGGGCGCATCCGCGAGGAAGAACGACGCAGCGGCCTCGCGCGCACGCCGATCATCGCGCTCACCGCCTCGGCGCTGAAGGGCGAGGCCGAACGTTGCCTCGGCGCGGGCATGGACGATTACCTGGCCAAGCCGGTGGCGGTGGCGGTGCTGGCGACGACGCTGCAGCGCTGGCTGCCGCACACCGTCGCCGACGAAACGGACGCCGACGCTGCCGGCGCGACGGAAACGGCGAACGCCGGCGCCGCGCTGGCCGCGGGCGGATTCCCGCAGCTGGACGCCGCCCCGCCGCTGCTCGACTACGCCGCGCTGCGCGAACTCAGCGGCGGCGACGACAACGATGCCGCGGCGGTGCTGCGCGAATTCCTCGACGCGACCCTGCAGGACCTCGCGCTGCTGGAAAAGACCCGCGAGGACGGCGACATCCCCGCGATCACCCGCCAGGCGCACAAGATCAAGGGCGCCGCGCGCCTGGTCGGCGCCGACGAACTCGCCCACGCCGCCACCGCGCTGGAAGCCGCCGGCCACTCCGGCGAATGGCCGGCGATCCTGCCGCATTTCGCGCAGGTGGAAACCGCGGCGGAGCGGCTGAAGCTGTTCGTGGCGGAGCGGTATCCCGCATAA
- a CDS encoding putative 2OG-Fe(II) oxygenase, with protein MSQAADIAGLLRAAWSALRAGNAAAAENACAQVVARDPANFDGWRMLAMARQALGGDAGAALQRAHALRPGDAGTAFDYGSWLLQQGRAQAARPLLQQAMQAMPDEPRVAFRHGTACFLDNDFAAAAAAFRAATVAAPQWGEAWNNLSAALGRLQDYPAAIDAARQALQLQPQRAASHQALAALLSNLFDKDALREGLLAAERALQLDPGLAEAYRNAAVLLRKLGDPLRAEAHARHAHRLAPHDADTIETLGDQLMGNGHTAEAAAIYAAARQAGVDLPHIARQHGIALLRDGRAGEAQAVLAQALQRCPDDQRTIAHLGLARAAAGELDVAIDFIGLQRHVHALALPTPAGFTDPDAFHRALAHDIRTHSRQRWEPAGLAARGAYLSGDLLADRTPAIAGFEQRLRDAIAGFVAACRAQRDAGAADAFLANIPDAYVIHVWATQAAQSGYIDTHIHEDSWLSGAYYVELPAAIRADDPAHAGWIEFGRPHAGLPAWPDTALRQVLPETGTLLLFPSYLFHRTLPYQGGGERISISFDLAAA; from the coding sequence ATGAGCCAGGCCGCCGACATCGCCGGGTTGCTGCGCGCGGCGTGGAGCGCGTTGCGCGCGGGCAACGCCGCTGCCGCGGAGAACGCCTGCGCCCAGGTCGTGGCGCGCGATCCGGCGAACTTCGACGGCTGGCGCATGCTGGCGATGGCACGGCAGGCGCTGGGTGGCGACGCGGGGGCGGCGTTGCAACGGGCGCATGCACTGCGACCGGGCGATGCCGGCACGGCGTTCGATTACGGCAGCTGGCTGTTGCAGCAGGGGCGGGCGCAGGCGGCGCGGCCGTTATTGCAGCAGGCGATGCAGGCGATGCCGGACGAGCCGCGCGTCGCCTTCCGTCATGGCACCGCCTGTTTCCTCGACAACGACTTCGCAGCCGCCGCCGCGGCCTTCCGCGCCGCGACGGTGGCCGCGCCGCAATGGGGCGAAGCCTGGAACAACCTGTCCGCGGCGCTGGGGCGCCTGCAGGACTATCCCGCCGCGATCGATGCCGCGCGGCAGGCGTTGCAGTTGCAACCGCAGCGGGCGGCGTCGCACCAGGCGCTGGCGGCGCTGCTGTCCAACCTGTTCGACAAGGACGCGTTGCGCGAAGGATTGCTGGCCGCGGAGCGCGCGCTGCAACTCGATCCCGGCCTGGCCGAAGCGTATCGCAATGCCGCGGTGCTGCTGCGCAAGCTGGGCGATCCGCTGCGCGCCGAAGCACATGCGCGCCACGCGCACCGGCTGGCGCCGCACGACGCGGACACGATCGAAACCCTCGGCGACCAGTTGATGGGCAACGGCCACACCGCGGAAGCCGCGGCGATCTACGCGGCGGCGCGGCAGGCGGGCGTGGACCTGCCCCACATCGCGCGCCAGCACGGCATCGCGTTGCTGCGCGACGGCCGCGCGGGCGAGGCGCAGGCGGTGCTCGCGCAGGCCCTGCAGCGGTGCCCGGACGACCAGCGCACCATCGCGCACCTGGGCCTGGCGCGTGCGGCCGCCGGCGAACTCGACGTCGCGATCGACTTCATCGGCCTGCAGCGGCACGTGCATGCGCTGGCGTTGCCGACGCCGGCGGGGTTCACCGACCCGGACGCGTTCCATCGCGCGCTCGCGCACGACATCCGCACCCACAGCCGCCAGCGCTGGGAGCCCGCCGGGCTGGCGGCGCGTGGCGCGTACCTCAGCGGTGACCTGCTCGCCGATCGCACGCCGGCGATCGCCGGTTTCGAACAGCGCCTGCGCGACGCCATCGCCGGATTCGTGGCCGCATGCCGCGCGCAACGCGACGCCGGCGCGGCCGATGCCTTCCTCGCCAACATTCCGGACGCCTACGTGATCCACGTGTGGGCCACGCAGGCTGCGCAGAGCGGCTACATCGACACCCACATCCACGAGGACTCGTGGCTGTCGGGGGCGTACTACGTGGAACTGCCCGCGGCGATCCGCGCCGACGATCCGGCCCATGCGGGCTGGATCGAATTCGGCCGTCCCCACGCCGGCCTGCCCGCGTGGCCGGACACCGCACTGCGTCAGGTGCTGCCCGAAACCGGGACGCTGTTATTGTTCCCGTCGTATCTGTTCCACCGCACGCTGCCGTACCAGGGCGGCGGCGAACGCATCAGCATCTCGTTCGACCTGGCCGCGGCCTGA
- the ggt gene encoding gamma-glutamyltransferase produces the protein MRKLLLGFALTLPLTAMCADRITGQPFATRSEVYAPHAMAATSHPLATQVALDVMKAGGSAVDAAIAANAALGLMEPTGNGVGGDLFAIVWDPKTKKLYGYNGSGRSPKSLTLAEFRKRGLTEIPAHGPLPVTVPGTVDAWFALHGRFGRRPIADDLAPAIRYAREGHPVHEVIAYYWGRSVPTLSKWPGFAEQFTVDDNGKRRGPRTGEMWKNVNLASTLEKIARGGRDAFYQGDIARTIDAYFKANGGFLSYDDLASHHGEWVEPVSTNYRGYDVWELPPNGQGIAALQILNLLEPYDLKQYGFGSPEHVHLFAEAKKLAFADRAASYADPDFYKTPVAKLISKDYARERGKLIAMDKAMKAAEPGVIPQLNEGDTIYMTVADADGMMVSLIQSNYRGMGSGMAPPDLGFILQDRGEQFVLKDGHPNSFAPGKRPFHTIIPAFVTRNGKPWLSFGVMGGAMQPQGHAQILMNLIDFGMNLQEAGDAPRIQHDGSTEPAGQATAMTDGGELDLESGFAYETVRALMRKGHSVRYADGPYGGYQAIMVNPHGGYIGASESRKDGQAAGY, from the coding sequence ATGCGCAAGCTCCTGCTCGGCTTCGCCCTCACGCTCCCCCTCACCGCCATGTGCGCCGACCGCATCACCGGCCAGCCGTTCGCCACGCGCAGCGAGGTCTACGCGCCGCATGCGATGGCCGCGACCTCGCACCCGCTCGCCACGCAGGTCGCACTTGACGTGATGAAGGCCGGCGGCAGCGCCGTCGATGCGGCGATCGCCGCGAATGCCGCGCTCGGGCTGATGGAGCCGACCGGCAACGGCGTCGGCGGCGACCTGTTCGCGATCGTGTGGGATCCGAAGACGAAGAAGCTCTACGGCTACAACGGCTCGGGCCGCTCGCCGAAGTCGCTCACGCTGGCCGAGTTCCGCAAGCGCGGCCTCACCGAGATCCCCGCGCACGGGCCGTTGCCGGTCACCGTGCCGGGCACGGTCGATGCATGGTTCGCCCTGCACGGCCGCTTCGGCCGCAGGCCCATCGCCGACGACCTCGCGCCGGCGATCCGCTACGCGCGCGAAGGCCATCCGGTGCACGAGGTGATCGCGTACTACTGGGGCCGCAGCGTGCCGACGCTGTCGAAGTGGCCGGGCTTCGCCGAGCAGTTCACCGTCGACGACAACGGCAAGCGCCGTGGTCCGCGCACCGGCGAGATGTGGAAGAACGTCAATCTCGCCAGCACCCTGGAGAAGATCGCCCGCGGCGGCCGCGACGCGTTCTACCAAGGCGACATCGCGCGCACGATCGACGCCTACTTCAAGGCCAACGGCGGCTTCCTGTCCTACGACGACCTCGCCAGCCACCACGGCGAATGGGTCGAGCCGGTCAGCACCAACTACCGCGGCTACGACGTGTGGGAACTGCCGCCGAACGGCCAGGGCATCGCCGCGCTACAGATCCTCAACCTGCTCGAACCCTACGACCTGAAGCAGTACGGTTTCGGCAGCCCCGAACACGTGCACCTGTTCGCCGAGGCGAAGAAGCTCGCCTTCGCCGATCGCGCGGCTTCGTATGCCGATCCCGACTTCTACAAGACGCCGGTGGCGAAGCTGATTTCCAAGGACTACGCACGCGAGCGCGGCAAGCTGATCGCGATGGACAAGGCGATGAAGGCCGCCGAGCCCGGCGTGATCCCGCAGCTCAACGAAGGCGACACCATCTACATGACCGTCGCCGACGCCGACGGCATGATGGTCTCGCTGATCCAGTCCAACTACCGCGGCATGGGCAGCGGCATGGCGCCGCCGGACCTGGGCTTCATCCTGCAGGACCGCGGCGAACAGTTCGTATTGAAGGACGGCCACCCCAATTCGTTCGCGCCGGGCAAGCGGCCGTTCCACACCATCATTCCCGCGTTCGTGACCAGGAACGGCAAGCCGTGGCTCAGCTTTGGCGTGATGGGCGGGGCGATGCAGCCGCAGGGCCACGCGCAGATCCTGATGAACCTGATCGACTTCGGCATGAACCTGCAGGAAGCCGGCGATGCGCCGCGCATCCAGCACGACGGTTCCACCGAACCGGCCGGGCAGGCCACCGCGATGACGGACGGCGGCGAGCTCGACCTCGAATCCGGCTTCGCCTACGAGACCGTGCGCGCGCTGATGCGCAAGGGGCATTCGGTGCGTTACGCCGACGGTCCGTACGGCGGCTACCAGGCGATCATGGTCAACCCGCACGGCGGTTACATCGGCGCCAGCGAATCGCGCAAGGACGGCCAGGCGGCCGGGTACTGA
- a CDS encoding AAA family ATPase, whose product MSDLQDLVALIRANTPLIVIETRDETRVVELFRQALMQVWRALHSWSITEGLRRIDFDREEPTDVAPDASATLAAIRAAEQRGIYLLFDFHPYLGYASTQRQLRDIAQRHDGQPHVLVLIGHEVKLPPELDALAVRYATQLPNASARLKIVKEEAEAYAREHGGRRVEVDGEAVQQIVRNLRGLDPVDVRRIARQLIYNDGALHAGDLPQLAKLKFELINRSGHLHFEFDSARMDDVAGARRLKRWIEQRHSVFLGAEAPPGLDPPKGVLLLGVQGCGKSMLAKAVASGFGVPLVRLDFGTLYDKYHGETEKNLRAALASAEQLEPCVLWIDEIEKGVAHDAGNTDGGVSRRVLGYLLTWMAERRSRVFLVATANQIDALPAELLRKGRFDEIFFVDLPDAATREQLFALHLRKRKLDPAGFDLAALAAASDGFSGAEVEQAIVAALFAAHAAQAPLADFQLRAELRQTRPLSVLMAEQVEALREWARGRTVPAD is encoded by the coding sequence TCACCGAGGGCCTGCGCCGCATCGACTTCGACCGCGAGGAGCCCACCGACGTCGCCCCGGACGCGTCGGCCACGCTGGCGGCGATCCGCGCCGCCGAGCAGCGCGGCATCTACCTGCTGTTCGATTTCCATCCCTACCTGGGCTACGCCAGCACGCAGCGGCAGCTGCGCGACATCGCGCAGCGCCACGACGGCCAGCCGCACGTGCTGGTGCTGATCGGCCACGAGGTCAAGCTGCCACCGGAACTGGACGCACTGGCAGTGCGCTACGCCACGCAACTGCCCAATGCGAGCGCGCGCCTGAAGATCGTGAAGGAGGAGGCCGAGGCCTACGCGCGCGAGCACGGCGGCCGGCGCGTGGAGGTCGATGGCGAAGCGGTGCAGCAGATCGTGCGCAACCTGCGCGGGCTCGACCCGGTCGACGTGCGCCGCATCGCGCGGCAACTGATCTACAACGACGGCGCGCTGCACGCCGGCGACCTGCCGCAGCTGGCGAAACTGAAGTTCGAACTGATCAACCGCAGCGGCCACCTGCATTTCGAATTCGACAGCGCGCGCATGGACGACGTCGCCGGCGCGCGCCGGCTGAAGCGCTGGATCGAGCAGCGCCACAGCGTGTTCCTCGGCGCCGAGGCGCCGCCCGGCCTCGACCCGCCCAAGGGCGTGCTGCTGCTGGGCGTGCAGGGCTGCGGCAAGTCGATGCTGGCCAAGGCCGTCGCCTCGGGGTTCGGCGTGCCGCTGGTGCGGCTCGACTTCGGCACGCTCTACGACAAGTACCACGGCGAGACCGAGAAGAACCTGCGCGCGGCGCTCGCCTCGGCCGAGCAGCTCGAGCCGTGCGTGCTGTGGATCGACGAGATCGAGAAGGGCGTCGCCCACGATGCCGGCAACACCGACGGCGGCGTGTCGCGGCGCGTGCTCGGCTACCTGCTGACGTGGATGGCCGAGCGCCGCTCGCGCGTGTTCCTGGTCGCCACCGCCAACCAGATCGATGCGCTGCCCGCCGAACTGCTGCGCAAGGGCCGCTTCGACGAGATCTTCTTCGTCGACCTGCCCGATGCCGCCACCCGCGAGCAGCTGTTCGCGTTGCACCTGCGCAAGCGCAAGCTCGATCCCGCCGGCTTCGACCTGGCGGCGCTAGCCGCGGCGAGCGACGGGTTTTCCGGCGCGGAAGTGGAACAGGCGATCGTCGCCGCGCTGTTCGCCGCGCACGCGGCGCAGGCACCGCTGGCGGATTTCCAGCTGCGCGCGGAACTCCGGCAGACGCGGCCGTTGTCGGTGCTGATGGCCGAACAGGTCGAGGCGCTGCGCGAATGGGCGCGCGGACGCACGGTGCCGGCCGACTGA